The Aggregatilinea lenta genome includes a region encoding these proteins:
- the trpE gene encoding anthranilate synthase component I, protein MAISPNPELTRVRATPDRETVRRLFDQGDLVPVYRTLLADLETPVSVYLKLAQGGGPSFLLESVEGGEQIGRYSFMGVRPKGMVTVQDNRVTVTRHGDTSMRDLLPGEDPLHVVEREFERVQPVRIDGLPRFIGGAVGYASYDMVRYFERLPATATDELHLPDAAFMLADTLVIFDHARHQLIVLANAHNTGNPDAAYDDALARIDGIIEALAQPLPFLPEPVPSTEADGALQSNMTREQYEANVRAAKEYIAAGDAFQIVLSQRFSRRTTAEPFTIYRALRALNPSPYMFFLRYDDDLSVIGASPEMMVRLEDGIATARPIAGTRPRGKSEAEDDALEAELLADEKERAEHVMLVDLGRNDLGRVCDYGTVRVPAMMYVERYSHVMHIVSQVQGTLRKGMSAFDLLRATFPAGTLSGAPKVRAMEIIEELEGTRRGPYGGAVGYFSFDGSMDTCITIRTMIMQGDTVYFQSGAGIVADSDPAREYDETVNKARAVAVAVTNAEDGLA, encoded by the coding sequence ATGGCCATTTCACCCAACCCCGAACTCACCCGCGTCCGCGCGACCCCCGACCGCGAGACGGTCCGCCGCCTGTTCGACCAGGGCGACCTCGTGCCCGTCTACCGCACGCTGCTGGCCGACCTGGAAACGCCCGTGTCCGTGTACCTCAAGCTGGCGCAGGGGGGCGGTCCGTCGTTCCTGCTGGAAAGCGTCGAGGGCGGCGAGCAGATCGGGCGCTATTCGTTCATGGGCGTCAGGCCCAAGGGCATGGTCACCGTGCAGGACAACCGCGTGACGGTGACGCGCCACGGCGACACGTCCATGCGCGACCTGCTGCCCGGCGAAGATCCGCTGCATGTGGTCGAGCGCGAATTCGAGCGCGTCCAGCCGGTGCGCATCGACGGGCTGCCGCGTTTCATCGGCGGCGCGGTCGGTTACGCGAGCTACGACATGGTGCGCTACTTCGAGCGCCTGCCCGCCACCGCGACGGACGAGCTGCACCTGCCCGACGCGGCGTTCATGCTGGCCGATACGCTGGTGATCTTCGACCACGCGCGCCACCAGTTGATCGTGCTGGCGAACGCGCACAATACCGGCAATCCTGACGCGGCTTACGACGACGCGCTGGCCCGCATCGATGGCATCATCGAGGCGCTGGCGCAGCCGCTGCCCTTCCTGCCCGAACCCGTGCCCAGCACCGAAGCCGACGGCGCATTACAGTCCAACATGACGCGCGAGCAGTACGAAGCCAACGTGCGCGCGGCGAAGGAGTACATCGCGGCGGGCGACGCCTTCCAGATCGTGCTGTCGCAGCGCTTCAGCCGCCGCACCACGGCGGAGCCGTTCACCATTTACCGCGCGCTGCGGGCGCTCAATCCCTCGCCCTACATGTTCTTCCTGCGCTACGATGACGACCTGAGCGTGATCGGGGCATCGCCGGAAATGATGGTCCGGCTGGAGGACGGCATCGCCACGGCGCGGCCCATCGCGGGCACGCGTCCGCGCGGCAAGTCCGAGGCCGAAGACGACGCGCTGGAAGCCGAACTGCTGGCGGACGAAAAAGAGCGCGCCGAGCACGTCATGCTGGTCGATCTGGGCCGCAACGACCTGGGCCGCGTCTGCGACTACGGCACGGTGCGCGTCCCGGCGATGATGTACGTCGAGCGCTACTCGCACGTAATGCACATCGTCAGCCAGGTCCAGGGCACGCTGCGCAAGGGTATGAGCGCCTTCGATCTGCTGCGCGCGACCTTCCCCGCCGGGACGCTCAGCGGCGCGCCGAAGGTCCGCGCGATGGAGATCATCGAGGAGCTGGAAGGCACGCGGCGCGGGCCGTACGGCGGCGCGGTGGGCTACTTCAGCTTCGACGGCTCGATGGACACCTGCATCACGATCCGCACGATGATCATGCAGGGCGACACGGTGTACTTCCAGTCGGGCGCGGGCATCGTCGCGGACAGCGACCCGGCGCGCGAATACGACGAGACGGTGAACAAGGCGCGCGCGGTGGCGGTGGCCGTCACCAACGCGGAAGACGGGCTGGCCTAG
- a CDS encoding anthranilate synthase component II, producing MIVVVDNYDSFTYNLVQVMGEMGADLCVVRNDQATVEDIKAMRPSHIVISPGPGTPDDGGISLDVIREMGSHTPVLGVCLGHQCIGQAYGGVVTRAPRLMHGKVSPVYHRSTPLFTGVPNPFDATRYHSLIVQEPLPDDLVITAFTEAGEVMALRHKEHPVVGVQFHPESILTRFGPRLLQNFLENRL from the coding sequence ATGATCGTCGTCGTCGATAACTACGACAGCTTTACGTACAACCTCGTGCAGGTGATGGGCGAGATGGGCGCGGATCTGTGCGTCGTGCGCAACGACCAGGCGACCGTCGAGGATATCAAAGCCATGCGGCCCTCGCACATCGTGATCTCGCCGGGGCCGGGCACGCCGGACGACGGCGGCATCTCGCTGGACGTGATCCGCGAGATGGGGTCGCACACGCCGGTGTTGGGCGTGTGCCTGGGCCACCAGTGCATCGGGCAGGCGTATGGCGGCGTCGTGACGCGCGCTCCGCGCCTGATGCACGGCAAGGTCAGCCCGGTCTACCACCGCAGCACGCCGCTGTTTACGGGCGTGCCGAATCCCTTCGACGCGACGCGCTATCACAGCCTGATCGTGCAGGAGCCGCTGCCCGACGATCTTGTGATCACGGCCTTCACCGAGGCGGGCGAAGTCATGGCGCTGCGGCACAAGGAGCATCCGGTGGTGGGCGTGCAGTTCCACCCGGAGAGCATCCTGACCAGGTTCGGCCCGCGCCTGCTGCAAAATTTTCTGGAGAACCGGCTGTAA
- the trpD gene encoding anthranilate phosphoribosyltransferase, translating into MTGQETMDIQRAIEIISRFGHLQTEDAEDVMNQIMAGEASEAQIGAYLMGLRMKGETQEEIVGSARAMRANAVRVPVGVAGDLIDTCGTGGDKSGTFNISTTVAFVAAGAGLKVAKHGNRAATSKCGSADVLGALGVNLDLTPEQVGQCVDEVGIGFLFAPKLHPAMKYAVGPRKQMGVRTIFNILGPLTNPAGAQRQLMGVFTPDLTDFLAHVLGELGSVSAMVVSGYGGLDELTTTGPNRVSHFHDGAVETYDLDPTAYNLDPAHISELLGGDPATNAAILRGILSGEVDSAKRDVVLLNAGAALVAGGVAPDIAAGIAQAAEIIDSGAALAKLDALIACTQKFAVVQ; encoded by the coding sequence ATGACAGGGCAAGAGACGATGGACATTCAGCGCGCAATCGAGATCATCAGCCGGTTCGGCCACTTGCAAACGGAAGACGCCGAAGACGTGATGAACCAGATCATGGCCGGGGAAGCGAGCGAGGCGCAGATCGGCGCGTATTTGATGGGCCTGCGCATGAAGGGCGAGACGCAGGAAGAGATCGTCGGCAGCGCGCGGGCGATGCGCGCCAACGCGGTGCGCGTGCCGGTAGGCGTCGCCGGCGACCTGATCGACACCTGCGGCACCGGTGGCGACAAGTCCGGCACGTTCAACATCAGCACGACCGTCGCGTTCGTGGCGGCGGGCGCGGGGCTGAAGGTCGCCAAACACGGCAACCGCGCCGCGACCAGCAAGTGCGGCAGCGCGGATGTGCTCGGCGCGTTGGGCGTCAATCTGGACCTGACGCCGGAGCAGGTCGGGCAGTGCGTGGACGAGGTCGGGATCGGGTTCCTGTTCGCGCCCAAGCTGCACCCCGCCATGAAATACGCCGTCGGGCCGCGCAAGCAGATGGGCGTGCGCACGATCTTCAACATCCTGGGCCCGCTGACCAATCCGGCAGGCGCGCAGCGGCAGCTCATGGGCGTCTTCACGCCGGACCTGACCGACTTCCTGGCGCACGTGCTGGGCGAGTTGGGATCGGTGTCGGCGATGGTTGTGTCCGGCTACGGCGGCCTGGACGAGCTGACCACGACCGGCCCCAACCGCGTCAGCCACTTCCACGACGGCGCGGTCGAGACGTACGATCTCGACCCGACCGCGTACAATCTGGACCCGGCGCACATCTCCGAGCTGCTCGGCGGCGACCCGGCCACCAACGCGGCGATCCTGCGCGGCATTCTCAGCGGCGAGGTGGACAGCGCCAAGCGCGACGTGGTGCTGCTCAACGCGGGCGCGGCGCTGGTTGCGGGCGGCGTCGCGCCGGACATCGCGGCGGGCATCGCGCAGGCGGCGGAGATCATCGACAGCGGCGCGGCGCTCGCCAAGCTGGATGCGCTGATCGCGTGCACCCAGAAGTTTGCGGTCGTGCAGTAA
- the trpC gene encoding indole-3-glycerol phosphate synthase TrpC: MGQARFIRTQTVLDKILDNTAQEVAARQQITPLAAMIDAAERTDPPRDFAGALRRKTVALIAEVKHASPSRGVLVEPFDPVALAATYAANGAAAISVLTDARFFRGSLDDLRAVRAAVDVPVLRKDFVLDFYQVYEARAAGADAVLLIVAALDDAQLADLYALVRSLDLTALVEVHDEAELDRALHVGARVIGINNRDLHTFNVDLGTTARLAQRVPARVTLVAESGVHRAADVDAMAAAGARAVLVGEAVVQADDTAARVRELSGVPVKRAPEEADE, encoded by the coding sequence ATGGGACAGGCCAGATTTATCCGCACGCAAACCGTGCTGGACAAGATCCTCGACAACACCGCGCAGGAAGTCGCTGCGCGGCAGCAGATCACGCCGCTGGCGGCCATGATCGACGCCGCAGAGCGCACTGATCCGCCGCGCGATTTCGCCGGGGCGCTGCGCCGCAAGACGGTCGCGCTGATCGCGGAAGTCAAGCACGCCTCGCCCTCGCGCGGGGTGCTGGTCGAGCCGTTCGATCCGGTGGCGCTGGCGGCGACCTACGCCGCCAACGGCGCGGCGGCGATCTCCGTGCTGACGGACGCGCGCTTTTTTCGGGGCAGCCTGGACGACCTGCGCGCGGTGCGGGCGGCGGTGGACGTGCCGGTGCTGCGCAAGGACTTCGTGCTGGACTTTTATCAGGTCTACGAGGCGCGGGCGGCTGGCGCGGACGCGGTGTTGCTGATCGTGGCGGCGCTGGACGATGCTCAGTTGGCGGATCTGTACGCGCTGGTGCGGTCGCTGGACCTGACCGCGCTGGTCGAGGTGCACGACGAGGCGGAGCTGGATCGCGCGCTGCACGTCGGCGCGCGGGTGATCGGGATCAACAACCGCGACCTGCACACGTTCAATGTGGATCTGGGCACGACGGCGCGCCTCGCGCAGCGCGTCCCGGCGCGTGTGACGCTGGTGGCCGAAAGCGGCGTGCACCGTGCGGCGGACGTCGATGCGATGGCCGCGGCGGGCGCACGGGCGGTGCTGGTCGGGGAAGCGGTGGTGCAGGCGGACGACACGGCGGCGCGGGTCCGCGAATTGAGCGGCGTCCCGGTGAAGCGTGCGCCGGAGGAGGCAGACGAATGA
- a CDS encoding phosphoribosylanthranilate isomerase translates to MTRIKICGVTDIDNALACVEAGADLIGLNFYQPSPRSIPVERARELAAELRAAFGARCPLLVGVFVNEDAADIRRVADIVGLDAAQLSGDEAGETLAALDGIGIKAIRPRSQGEALVYADTFAPHASRDERLPSLLVDAYHKALYGGTGEQASIAVALAVKGRTPRMMLAGGLGPDTVAPRVEAIRPWGVDVASGVEDDQPGIKDLAKVRALVAAVRTVDGVSIQ, encoded by the coding sequence ATGACGCGGATCAAGATCTGCGGTGTAACGGACATCGACAACGCGCTGGCCTGCGTCGAAGCGGGCGCGGACCTGATCGGGCTGAACTTCTACCAGCCCAGCCCGCGCTCGATTCCCGTGGAGCGCGCGCGCGAGTTGGCGGCGGAACTGCGCGCGGCGTTCGGGGCGCGCTGCCCGCTGCTGGTGGGCGTGTTCGTCAACGAGGACGCCGCTGATATCCGGCGCGTGGCGGACATCGTCGGGCTGGACGCGGCGCAACTCAGCGGTGATGAAGCGGGTGAAACACTGGCCGCGCTGGACGGAATTGGCATCAAAGCGATCCGGCCCCGCAGCCAGGGCGAAGCGCTGGTCTATGCGGACACCTTCGCGCCCCACGCCTCGCGTGACGAGCGGTTGCCGTCGCTGCTGGTGGACGCCTATCACAAGGCGCTCTACGGCGGCACGGGCGAACAGGCCAGCATCGCGGTGGCGCTGGCGGTCAAAGGACGCACGCCGCGTATGATGCTGGCGGGCGGTCTGGGACCGGACACCGTCGCCCCGCGTGTGGAGGCGATCCGGCCCTGGGGCGTGGACGTGGCGAGCGGCGTCGAGGACGACCAGCCCGGCATCAAGGATTTGGCGAAGGTTCGTGCGCTGGTGGCGGCGGTGCGGACCGTGGATGGAGTGAGCATTCAATGA
- the trpB gene encoding tryptophan synthase subunit beta translates to MSDHSMPAQVPDARGYYGEYGGRFVPETLMPALDELTESFQSALADPDFMGRYEHLQATYVGRPTPITYAAQLSKTLGGAQIYLKREDLAHTGAHKINNALGQALLAERMGKRRVIAETGAGQHGVASATAAALLGLDCHVYMGSVDIARQRPNVFRMKLLGAEVIPVESGSKTLKDAINEAIRDWVANVEDTFYLLGSALGPHPYPLIVRTFQSVIGIEARQQMLDEVGQLPDVCIACVGGGSNAIGLFHAFRDDDAVDLIGVEAGGLGIPSGEHAARFADPNLGRPGVLHGTRSFVLQDADGQIRETHSVSAGLDYASVGPEHAYLRDMERAFYTTATDEEALAAFQTLCRQEGIIPALESSHAVAEAIKRAPTMPKDAIILVNLSGRGDKDLDTVIHEIGEDA, encoded by the coding sequence ATGAGCGATCACAGCATGCCCGCGCAGGTTCCCGACGCGCGCGGCTATTACGGTGAATACGGCGGGCGCTTCGTACCCGAAACGCTGATGCCCGCCCTGGACGAGCTGACCGAGTCGTTCCAGTCGGCGCTGGCCGATCCTGACTTCATGGGGCGCTACGAACACTTGCAGGCGACCTATGTCGGGCGGCCCACGCCGATCACGTATGCGGCGCAGCTCAGCAAAACTCTGGGCGGCGCGCAGATTTACCTCAAGCGCGAGGATCTGGCCCACACCGGCGCGCACAAGATCAACAACGCGCTGGGGCAGGCGCTGCTGGCCGAGCGCATGGGCAAGCGCCGCGTCATCGCGGAGACGGGCGCGGGCCAGCACGGCGTCGCGTCGGCCACGGCGGCGGCGCTGCTGGGCCTGGACTGTCACGTCTACATGGGCAGCGTGGACATCGCGCGGCAGCGGCCCAACGTGTTCCGCATGAAGCTGCTCGGCGCGGAGGTGATCCCGGTCGAAAGCGGCAGCAAGACGCTCAAAGACGCCATCAACGAGGCCATCCGCGACTGGGTGGCGAACGTCGAGGATACGTTTTACCTGCTCGGCTCGGCGCTCGGCCCGCACCCCTACCCGCTGATCGTGCGTACCTTCCAGAGCGTGATCGGCATCGAGGCGCGCCAGCAAATGCTGGACGAAGTGGGCCAACTGCCGGACGTGTGCATCGCGTGCGTGGGCGGCGGCAGCAACGCGATCGGGCTGTTCCACGCTTTCCGCGACGACGACGCAGTCGATCTGATCGGCGTCGAAGCGGGCGGCCTGGGCATCCCCAGCGGCGAACATGCTGCGCGCTTTGCCGATCCCAACCTGGGGCGGCCCGGCGTGCTGCACGGCACGCGCTCCTTCGTGCTGCAAGACGCCGACGGCCAGATCCGCGAGACGCACAGCGTCTCCGCCGGGCTGGACTACGCCTCGGTCGGGCCGGAGCACGCCTACCTGCGCGACATGGAACGCGCCTTTTACACCACCGCGACCGACGAGGAAGCGCTCGCCGCCTTCCAGACGTTGTGCCGCCAGGAGGGCATCATCCCCGCCCTGGAAAGCTCGCACGCCGTGGCGGAGGCGATCAAGCGCGCGCCGACCATGCCGAAGGACGCGATCATTTTGGTCAACCTGTCCGGGCGCGGCGACAAAGACCTGGACACGGTTATTCACGAGATCGGAGAGGACGCATGA
- the trpA gene encoding tryptophan synthase subunit alpha, giving the protein MNEPVTTLQGTAALAAMFEGAKAHDRAAFLPYFPIGYPTYDDSLAAIEAMAAEGVDGFEIGIPFSDPLADGPTIQAATQVALENGITVRRCLEAVRTLRARGVRQPMLLMGYLNPILAYGVEAYVRDAHAAGADGLIVPDLPPEEAAQVKSACEKVGLALVFLLAPTSTEARIKLVTAQATGFVYLVSVMGTTGARDHLPETLPGFVARVRAQTDKPLVLGFGIGRPEQARQAGELVDGFIVGSALVREGAHGAEAVRALAASLRRALD; this is encoded by the coding sequence ATGAACGAGCCGGTCACGACTCTGCAAGGTACGGCTGCGCTGGCCGCCATGTTCGAGGGGGCCAAAGCGCACGATCGCGCGGCATTTTTGCCCTATTTCCCCATCGGCTACCCGACTTACGACGACTCGCTGGCCGCGATCGAGGCGATGGCGGCGGAAGGCGTGGACGGCTTCGAGATCGGCATCCCGTTCAGCGATCCGCTGGCGGATGGCCCGACGATCCAGGCCGCGACGCAAGTTGCACTGGAAAACGGGATCACGGTGCGCAGGTGCCTGGAGGCGGTGCGGACCCTGCGTGCGCGCGGCGTGCGCCAGCCGATGCTGCTGATGGGCTATCTGAATCCGATCCTGGCCTACGGCGTCGAAGCGTACGTGCGGGATGCACACGCCGCCGGGGCCGACGGGCTGATCGTGCCCGATCTGCCGCCGGAGGAGGCCGCGCAGGTGAAATCGGCCTGCGAAAAGGTAGGGCTGGCGCTGGTTTTCCTGCTCGCGCCGACCAGCACCGAGGCGCGTATCAAGCTGGTGACGGCGCAGGCGACCGGCTTCGTGTACCTCGTCTCGGTGATGGGCACGACTGGCGCGCGGGATCACCTGCCCGAGACCCTGCCGGGCTTCGTGGCTCGCGTGCGCGCGCAGACGGATAAGCCGCTAGTCCTGGGCTTTGGCATCGGGCGGCCCGAACAGGCGCGTCAGGCCGGGGAACTGGTGGACGGCTTCATTGTGGGCAGCGCGTTGGTGCGCGAAGGTGCGCACGGCGCCGAGGCGGTGCGGGCGTTGGCCGCCAGCTTGCGGCGCGCGCTGGATTAG
- a CDS encoding DHA2 family efflux MFS transporter permease subunit: protein MELNYRVADRTGRWILLTTVLASSMAFIDGSALNVALSELQIDLGASGAELLWIVNSYLLFLAALILLGGALGDRYGRKRVFGYGIGLFALASLAAGLAPGTTWLIAARAVQGVGGAMMVPGSLAIIAASFSPSDSGKAIGIWSSASTVTTIGGPILGGVLAGAGLWRAVFFINLPLAAIALYSLRHVPESRDENAPERLDYPGAALAVLGLIGLTYGLITLGDRGLENARDDAGVLISLIAGVLALIVFVIVERRSTHPMLRLSLFQSRTFTGANAMTAFLYGALGGAIFFLPLNLIQVQGYDASVAGLTMLPFSLLLAGLSPLAGAFADRYGPRVPLTLGPAITGIGFLLLILPGVTGGPHDYWTTYLPGILGIGLGMGITVAPLSNTVMTAVSSSQAGTASGINNAVSRLAQVLATAALGALALGAFSSGLETRTAQIDLPAQARETLLAHTSDLANTEPPPGLAPETQQAVEGAIQDAFVEAFRWVFGVAVALAWLSALCAATLIEPGRLRSQSEPQSARLGAGDD from the coding sequence ATGGAACTCAATTATCGCGTGGCAGACCGCACCGGGCGCTGGATTCTGCTGACGACTGTGCTCGCGTCGAGCATGGCCTTCATCGACGGCTCGGCGCTCAACGTGGCTCTCTCCGAACTCCAGATCGATCTAGGCGCGAGCGGCGCCGAACTGCTGTGGATCGTCAACAGCTACCTGCTGTTTCTGGCCGCGCTCATCCTGCTCGGCGGCGCGCTGGGCGACCGTTATGGGCGCAAGCGCGTGTTCGGCTACGGCATCGGTCTGTTTGCGCTGGCGTCGCTGGCGGCAGGCCTCGCACCCGGCACAACGTGGCTCATCGCGGCGCGGGCAGTGCAGGGCGTCGGCGGCGCGATGATGGTTCCCGGCAGCCTGGCGATCATCGCGGCCAGTTTCAGCCCATCCGACAGCGGCAAAGCGATTGGCATCTGGTCGTCGGCCAGCACGGTGACCACCATCGGCGGGCCGATTCTGGGCGGCGTCCTGGCCGGGGCCGGGTTGTGGCGCGCCGTGTTCTTCATTAATCTGCCGCTGGCCGCTATCGCGCTCTACAGCCTGCGGCACGTGCCCGAAAGCAGGGATGAAAATGCCCCAGAGCGGCTGGACTACCCCGGTGCGGCGCTGGCCGTCCTGGGCCTGATCGGGCTGACCTACGGCCTGATCACGCTGGGCGACCGGGGCCTGGAAAACGCACGCGACGATGCCGGCGTGCTGATCAGCCTGATCGCCGGGGTGCTGGCCCTGATCGTGTTCGTGATCGTCGAGCGGCGCAGCACCCATCCGATGCTGCGGTTGTCACTGTTCCAGTCGCGCACATTCACCGGCGCGAACGCGATGACGGCCTTCCTCTACGGGGCGCTGGGCGGCGCGATCTTCTTCCTGCCGCTGAACCTCATCCAGGTACAGGGCTACGACGCTTCGGTGGCGGGCCTGACGATGCTGCCATTCAGTCTGCTGTTGGCCGGGCTGTCGCCGCTGGCGGGTGCATTTGCGGATCGGTACGGGCCACGCGTGCCGCTCACCCTGGGACCGGCCATCACGGGGATAGGCTTTTTGCTGCTGATTCTGCCCGGCGTGACCGGCGGCCCGCACGACTACTGGACCACGTACCTGCCCGGCATCCTGGGGATCGGCCTGGGCATGGGCATCACCGTCGCGCCGCTCAGTAACACGGTGATGACGGCGGTTTCGTCCAGCCAGGCCGGGACGGCGTCGGGGATCAACAACGCGGTGTCGCGGCTGGCGCAGGTTCTGGCGACGGCGGCATTAGGGGCGCTGGCGCTGGGAGCATTCAGCAGCGGGCTGGAGACGCGCACGGCGCAGATCGATCTGCCCGCCCAGGCGCGCGAAACGCTGCTGGCGCATACGAGCGATCTCGCGAATACGGAGCCACCGCCGGGCCTCGCGCCCGAAACACAGCAGGCCGTCGAGGGGGCAATTCAGGACGCGTTTGTCGAGGCGTTCAGGTGGGTGTTCGGGGTAGCAGTGGCGTTGGCCTGGCTGAGCGCGCTGTGCGCGGCGACGCTGATTGAACCGGGGCGGCTGCGCAGCCAGTCCGAGCCGCAGTCGGCGCGATTGGGCGCGGGGGATGACTGA
- a CDS encoding sensor histidine kinase — MNVINVLMVEDNPDDIYLIRRLINLTASVPEIMLETVSSLKEGLERLNHGGIDVVLLDLSLPDSNGLDTLLILQQHQSHVPVVVQTGVSDEDLGMEAVRLGAQDYLIKGEANIQLLVRSMRYAIERNNIEDELRQHRTNLEALIAERTADLQRTNEQLQQEIKERERAEQRALELALKQERARVLTNFVRAASHDFRTPLSTINTSLYLLRRVKDPHEQEQHLNVIEMQATRLARLVDGMLRLLQVENNPEFHFQSIDLNDLIRDIALHVYSYATEKQIEIALDLDPDLPRVEADQAELSYALVEVAENAINYSPQNGTVTLRTRRMSAHVMIEVEDHGIGISEEDLPYIFDLLYRADKARSAETGGPGLGLPIVQKIITAHHGTIGVSSVEGQGSTFRILLPYGS, encoded by the coding sequence TTGAACGTTATCAACGTTTTGATGGTCGAGGACAACCCGGACGACATCTACCTGATCAGGCGACTGATCAACCTGACCGCCTCCGTTCCGGAGATTATGCTTGAGACGGTATCGTCGCTCAAAGAGGGCCTGGAGCGCCTGAATCATGGCGGCATCGACGTGGTTCTGCTCGATCTCAGCCTACCCGACAGTAATGGGCTGGACACGCTGCTGATCTTACAACAGCATCAGTCCCACGTGCCCGTCGTCGTGCAGACCGGCGTCAGCGACGAAGACCTGGGCATGGAAGCCGTGCGCCTGGGCGCGCAGGATTACCTGATCAAAGGCGAGGCCAACATCCAACTGCTGGTCCGGTCGATGCGCTACGCCATCGAGCGTAACAACATCGAAGATGAGCTGCGCCAGCACCGCACCAATCTGGAAGCGCTCATCGCGGAGCGCACCGCCGATCTTCAGCGCACGAACGAGCAGCTTCAACAGGAAATCAAAGAGCGCGAGCGCGCCGAACAGCGCGCGCTGGAGCTGGCCCTCAAGCAGGAGCGCGCCCGCGTGCTGACCAACTTCGTGCGCGCCGCCTCGCACGACTTTCGCACGCCGCTGTCCACGATCAACACCAGCCTCTACCTGCTCCGGCGGGTCAAGGACCCGCACGAGCAAGAGCAACACCTGAACGTGATCGAGATGCAGGCGACGCGCCTCGCCCGGCTGGTGGACGGGATGCTGCGCCTGCTTCAAGTCGAGAACAACCCGGAGTTCCACTTCCAATCCATCGACCTGAACGACCTGATCCGGGACATCGCGCTGCACGTCTATTCGTACGCGACGGAGAAGCAGATCGAAATCGCGCTCGATCTGGACCCGGATCTCCCACGCGTCGAGGCCGATCAGGCGGAGCTGTCGTACGCGCTGGTCGAGGTGGCCGAGAACGCGATCAACTATTCGCCCCAAAACGGCACGGTAACCCTGCGCACCCGCAGGATGTCCGCGCACGTCATGATCGAGGTGGAAGACCACGGTATCGGGATCAGCGAGGAAGACCTGCCCTACATCTTCGATCTGCTCTATCGCGCCGACAAAGCGCGCTCGGCGGAAACGGGCGGCCCCGGTCTGGGCCTGCCCATCGTGCAAAAGATCATCACTGCCCACCACGGCACGATCGGCGTGTCCAGCGTGGAAGGCCAGGGCAGCACGTTCCGCATCCTCCTGCCCTACGGATCCTAG